Proteins from a genomic interval of Trichoderma breve strain T069 chromosome 2, whole genome shotgun sequence:
- a CDS encoding ribosomal protein s17 domain-containing protein: protein MSSQVAKAARRVTHELHGIVVSAGLMQKTVKVRVGGQKWNKVINKWFAEPKHYLVHDPNSSLRTGDVVSIVPGWPTSKHKRHVIKNIIAPYGTPVEERPPIPSREERIAEREAKRAVKAERRIQNKEEQKE, encoded by the exons ATGTCTTCACAAGTTGCAAAAGCCGCCCGGCGCGTGACTCATGAGCTTCATGGCATTGTTGTATCTGCTGGTCTGATGCAAAAAACCGTCAAGGTTCGAGTCGGTGGTCAAAAATGGAATAAAGTCATCAACAAG TGGTTTGCAGAGCCAAAGCACTACCTCGTGCACGATCCCAACTCCTCTCTTCGTACTGGCGACGTCGTCTCCATCGTTCCCGGCTGGCCGACCTCCAAACACAAGCGTCACGTTATCAAAAACATCATTGCGCCCTATGGCACTCCAGTCGAGGAACGGCCGCCGATTCCCTCACGAGAGGAGCGTATCGCCGAACGAGAAGCCAAGCGAGCTGTCAAGGCTGAACGAAGAATACAGAACAAGGAGGAACAGAAGGAATGA
- a CDS encoding ran-interacting mog1 protein domain-containing protein, with the protein MSSKYRSTPLYGGAITCDLPKHFADVSKLRQVPDNQEVWIDKDGFTSIIFEITERVGGPGSGPEIDGRAMTTHLEDMVGSDINTVKIWNTAETEFSRMQELKHPAYTLIATQTPNASHSSDQSSAPDFTALTLTLLRLEEQDTDILITINVPHIRGEYDAEEVDLELGKQGKLIGDAVEIAARIWETFVIKDWGLFGESKSH; encoded by the exons ATGTCATCAAAATACCGAAGCACTCCCCTCTACGGCGGCGCCATCACCTGCGACTTGCCGAAACACTTTGCAGATGTCAG CAAACTGCGACAAGTCCCCGACAACCAAGAAGTCTGGATCGACAAGGATGGCTTCACGAGCATCATCTTCGAGATCACAGAGCGCGTGGGAGGCCCCGGATCCGGCCCCGAGATTGACGGCCGCGCCATGACCACACATCTGGAAGACATGGTCGGCTCGGACATCAACACGGTCAAGATCTGGAACACGGCCGAAACTGAATTCTCGCGCATGCAAGA GTTGAAACACCCCGCATACACCCTCATCGCAACGCAGACCCCCAACGCCAGCCACTCCAGCGACCAAAGCTCCGCTCCAGACTTCACGGCCCTCACCTTGACTCTGCTGCGCCTCGAAGAGCAGGACACAGATAttctcatcaccatcaacgtGCCTCACATCAGAGGAGAGTACGACGCCGAGGAGGTTGATCTGGAGCTGGGCAAGCAGGGCAAGCTTATTGGAGACGCTGTTGAGATTGCGGCTCGCATCTGGGAAACTTTTGTCATCAAAGACTGGGGGCTTTTTGGCGAGTCCAAGAGCCATTAA
- a CDS encoding rhomboid family domain-containing protein, producing MSFAAGYRLNTFPLIHLNFLHAVLNVVALTPLMERFESEYGTLTTLALFFGPLTTIPAVLYLFIEIAILRANHAVMGASIWVFLLLGMEAIRTYKSNPYLVIGTYQLPTWTTPLLMIVVVAALLPSTSLLGHLCGVGVGYIAGLGYVKLLAPPEWALRWIESRLNLLAILPHYVSVDQKTYGRFGVLPSTNRPVGGASTELVGVGA from the exons ATGTCCTTTGCAGCAG GATACCGGTTGAATACATTCCCTCTTATCCATCTCAACTTCCTCCATGCAGTTCTCAATGTTGTTGCGTTGACGCCATTGATGGAACGATTCGAAAGCGAATATGGAACTCTGACTACATTGGCACTTTTCTTTGGAC CTCTGACAACGATTCCTGCCGTTCTGTATCTCTTCATTGAGATTGCCATACTCCGTGCCAACCATGCCGTCATGGGCGCCAG TATCTGGGTGTTTTTGCTGTTGGGCATGGAAGCGATCCGAACGTATAAATCGAACCCATATCTGGTCATTGGGACATATCAACTCCCTACCTGGACCACGCCCCTACTTATGATAGTGGTTGTTGCCGCGCTGCTGCCAAGCACTAGTTTGTTGGGCCATCTTTGTGGCGTTGGCGTTGGTTATATCG CTGGCCTTGGCTACGTAAAGTTGCTCGCACCTCCAGAGTGGGCACTTCGATGGATCGAATCTCGCCTGAACCTCCTTGCCATATTGCCGCACTATGTCAGCGTTGACCAAAAGACATATGGTAGATTTGGTGTTTTGCCCTCCACCAATCGCCCTGTTGGAGGCGCGTCGACAGAGTTAGTAGGAGTGGGTGCTTAA
- a CDS encoding SPX domain-containing protein, whose protein sequence is MKFAHELKQSLASQGFPPHWVAHAIPYGQLKKCLKKVQRELQELGLDAETLRELLHANTDSPVALNYSLNPSSSSKLVRPKLTVQIHLHEGNIIDASLAPTTRHFFEKITSGRAVDSSESDRETKPANTSNTETSDEVARATPQPLADGSHAGHDSYDVIEVPLRSDGVFFDILQSDLGGLDALQATEKDQLKQEVKEIGKQVSQVSRPARFSKSDLDRWRHIFELYLDAEVFFATHEQEHGARSSQKALQQLQWFQNQVHKQQLVKSFKLAESRSAFSKFLELNATLLKHLQFQELNMLAISKILKKFDKRTALGVSRAFPSAVNSRKLLSGDIAKEVCARISNELVSIIPQINDYLCPICYSIAYQPVRLGCQHLFCIRCIIKIQRRKEECCPLCRAHVVMDASVDNIDAELEKFMRKYFLPEVKEKQRANDLERGVEEFGEGYTRSECTIM, encoded by the exons ATGAAATTCGCCCATGAACTTAAGCAGTCGCTGGCTAGTCAAG GCTTCCCGCCTCACTGGGTTGCCCATGCGATCCCATATGGCCAGCTAAAGAAATGTCTCAAGAAAGTTCAACGAGAGCTTCAAGAGCTGGGGCTTGACGCCGAAACCTTGCGCGAACTTCTCCACGCCAACACGGATTCTCCAGTCGCCTTGAATTACAGTCTCAACC catcttcaagctctAAACTTGTGCGACCCAAATTAACAGTACAAATCCATTTGCACGAGGGCAACATTATCGATGCATCGCTTGCGCCAACCACGCGCCATTTCTTCGAGAAAATCACCTCCGGGCGTGCTGTCGACTCCTCTGAAAGCGATAGGGAAACCAAACCAGCCAATACCTCAAACACCGAGACAAGCGACGAAGTGGCGCGTGCAACACCACAACCTCTCGCAGACGGAAGCCACGCAGGCCATGACAGTTACGATGTCATAGAGGTGCCCCTGAGATCTGACGGTGTCTTTTTTGACATTCTCCAGAGCGATCTAGGCGGCTTGGATGCTCTGCAGGCCACAGAGAAGGATCAGCTGAAACAAGAGGTTAAAGAGATAGGGAAACAAGTTTCACAAGTGTCCCGGCCGGCGCGGTTTTCTAAGAGCGACCTCGACCGCTGGAGGCACATATTTGAGCTGTATCTGGATGCGGAAGTGTTCTTTGCGACGCACGAGCAGGAACACGGAGCTCGCTCCAGTCAGAAAGCTCTCCAGCAGTTGCAGTGGTTTCAGAACCAGGTCCACAAGCAACAGCTTGTCAAGTCTTTCAAGTTGGCGGAAAGTCGGTCTGCCTTTTCGAAATTTCTTGAGCTGAATGCTACCCTCTTGAAACATCTACAATTTCAGGAACTTAACATGTTGGCAATCTCAAAAATATTGAAGA AATTTGATAAACGCACTGCGTTGGGCGTTTCGCGTGCCTTCCCGAGCGCAGTCAACTCGCGAAAGCTCTTGTCGGGCGATATTGCCAAGGAAGTGTGCGCCAGAATTTCCAACGAGCTGGTTTCTATTATACCCCAAATTAATGACTATCTTTGCCCGATATGCTATTCGATTGCATATCAACCAGTTCGTCTGGGCTGTCAACACCTTTTTTGCATTCGGTGCATCATCAAAATACAGCGACGCAAAGAGGAGTGCTGTCCCTTGTGCCGAGCTCATGTAGTCATGGATGCTTCCGTTG ATAACATTGATGCTGAATTAGAGAAATTTATGAGAAAATACTTCCTCCCAGAAGTAAAGGAGAAGCAACGAGCTAATGACCTAGAACGGGGGGTAGAGGAGTTTGGAGAAGGCTATACACGGTCTGAATGTACCATCATGTGA
- a CDS encoding cys/Met metabolism PLP-dependent enzyme domain-containing protein produces the protein MPIISLGESIPPDTAHAVSVSLPTWQANVGYEEGDAQVVSRMVTGYPRFFIHKSIQAFAQDILTAYGRAGQKAMLFATAAAGQRCLEFMRQRVTPQISKQIFVVNLALDTSKDLSPLLKQLAPTISGVIFPEESFPVAKEYWQHTGDGVSSRRAEFSHELFKLGQLIPINEQQYHHAVLEKPVRGPKRYSRANSTGGPNAGGSENKAPSTSENPDEARESFHFLEERFGRNLNLTQVARAKSAIRRRIAGSLAGDADMNDEAETNGEANTRGIESLDETDVLLYPCGMNAIFNAHRALVAALGSHKSINFGFPYVDTLKILEKFGPGCILYGYASSDELDDLERRLKDGERFLALFCEFPGNPLLACPDLKRIRKLADEHNFAVVIDETIGTFANVNVLHYADIVVSSLTKIFSGDSNVMGGCTVLNPEGKHYSLLKKVFEEQIYENTYWTEDILFMERNSRDFSSRVKRINVNAETICDILRDDPLVKTVHYPKYNPSKPNYEACRLPDGGYGGLLSVVFHHPEHAQVFFNNLDTAKGPSLGSNFTLCSPYVLLAHYRELDWAAKYGVDPDLVRVSVGLEEPEELQLLFRKALEAAKEVRIE, from the exons ATGCCCATAATTTCACTCGGAGAGTCTATACCTCCAGACACTGCTCAT GCAGTCAGTGTCTCATTGCCAACTTGGCAGGCCAATGTCGGTTATGAAGAAGGCGATGCTCAAGTTGTGAGCCGTATGGTCACTGGCTACCCTCG ATTTTTCATTCACAAGAGCATTCAGGCCTTTGCTCAGGACATTCTGACCGCCTATGGACGTGCTGGTCAAAAGGCAATGCTGTTTGCCACGGCTGCCGCTGGTCAAAGATGTCTAGAGTTTATGCGTCAGCGAGTGACTCCGCAAATCTCCAAACAGATCTTTGTCGTTAATCTTGCTCTGGATACGTCCAAGGATCTTTCTCCGTTGCTGAAACAGCTGGCGCCTACCATTTCTGGCGTCATCTTCCCAGAGGAATCATTCCCAGTGGCCAAAGAGTACTGGCAACATACCGGCGATGGAGTCTCGAGTCGACGGGCCGAATTCTCCCATGAACTTTTTAAACTTGGCCAGTTGATTCCAATTAATGAGCAACAGTACCACCACGCTGTCCTAGAGAAACCTGTGCGTGGCCCAAAGCGATATTCACGAGCCAATTCCACTGGGGGTCCCAATGCAGGTGGTTCCGAGAATAAGGCTCCTTCAACTTCCGAGAATCCGGATGAGGCTCGTGAAAGTTTCCATTTCCTGGAAGAGCGGTTTGGAAGAAATCTAAATCTTACCCAAGTAGCCCGAGCAAAATCGGCTATTCGCAGAAGAATCGCAGGTTCTCTCGCTGGCGATGCCGACATGAATGATGAGGCAGAGACCAATGGCGAAGCTAATACCCGTGGCATTGAATCTCTCGATGAGACTGATGTCTTGCTTTATCCTTGTGGCATGAAcgccatcttcaacgccCACCGCGCTCTCGTGGCTGCTCTGGGTTCACACAAGAGCATCAACTTTGGATTTCCCTACGTCGATACGCTCAAGATTTTGGAGAAATTTGGACCGGGCTGTATCCTTTATGGCTATGCCTCGTCGGACGAACTTGATGACCTTGAGCGCCGCCTTAAAGATGGAGAGCGCTTCCTTGCCCTTTTTTGTGAATTCCCGGGAAATCCGCTCCTCGCCTGTCCGGATCTCAAACGAATTCGCAAGTTGGCAGACGAGCACAACTTTGCCGTCGTCATCGATGAGACCATTGGCACATTTGCAAACGTTAATGTCCTCCACTACGCCGACATTGTCGTCAGCAGTCTGACCAAGATATTCTCGGGAGATTCGAATGTCATGGGCGGCTGCACGGTCCTGAATCCGGAGGGAAAACACTACAGTCTGCTCAAAAAAGTCTTTGAAGAACAAATCTACGAAAACACGTATTGGACAGAGGATATCCTCTTCATGGAGAGAAACAGCCGCGACTTCTCCAGCAGAGTGAAGCGCATCAACGTCAACGCGGAAACAATTTGCGACATATTGCGGGATGACCCTCTTGTCAAGACTGTGCATTATCCCAAGTACAACCCTTCAAAACCCAACTACGAGGCTTGCCGCCTTCCTGATGGCGGATATGGAGGCTTGCTCTCCGTCGTCTTCCATCACCCCGAGCACGCCCAAgttttcttcaacaacctcGACACTGCAAAGGGACCAAGTCTGGGAAGCAACTTCACGCTCTGCTCTCCTTATGTCCTTCTGGCCCATTATCGGGAATTAGATTGGGCTGCCAAGTATGGTGTAGACCCGGACCTGGTTCGTGTTAGTGTAGGATTAGAGGAGCCTGAAGAGCTACAGCTTCTCTTCCGAAAAGCTCTCGAGGCCGCAAAAGAAGTACGCATTGAGTGA
- a CDS encoding sprT-like family domain-containing protein: MKSTQEDDPFYGSDDELPSLDALLTRVPGRIQQQLSQPKPISKPIPKNVIFIELEDDESSVEDQTTDKENFIYDLSDAEPEKAMPALVKGEVRKRWQSSSERFGDDDVGGTERRPSRPLGQSTSTQKSKLHEVDIRSRMTPKTKNNIPSKIESQASLKQPQGPSETSNGVPKNTISNASGSASRLPQSQASTSERSRYNGQEGPLTQYPGSVSPSRSRITKSSRQSQLPKHQEGKDIVWPLSELLLDIQDGLGANTLRFPIMPPKESKQKKLVSSRREIHAKEASQEPAIDTGRLQDSDNEWDEPEMDHKTKSSTRSTVPKSPSKRQTKKSFDAKKSQLAIDFLQQLDTQITHGKVGELTQSTGGVKIVWSNTLKTTAGRANWKRETIISKHTGDSAKADVKQYRHHSSIELSEKVIDDELRLLNVIAHEFCHLANFMINGITDNPHGKEFKVWAAKCTQLFGSQGIKVTTKHSYEIDFKYVWTCTACGCEYKRHSKSIDPKRHRCGACKASLEQTKPTPRQTPTGQLSEYQLFVKEQMKVVKHENPNSPQKEIMGIIAERWTKVKSKDV; this comes from the coding sequence ATGAAGAGTACTCAGGAAGACGACCCCTTCTACGGTAGTGATGACGAACTTCCATCATTGGATGCGCTCCTAACGCGTGTTCCCGGCCGCATACAACAGCAGCTCTCGCAACCAAAGCCTATTTCGAAGCCCATCCCGAAAAATGTCATCTTTATTGAgttggaagatgatgagagtaGCGTGGAGGATCAGACTACCGACAAAGAAAATTTTATCTACGACCTGAGCGATGCAGAACCCGAGAAGGCCATGCCGGCCTTGGTAAAGGGAGAAGTACGGAAGAGATGGCAGTCGTCGTCGGAGAggtttggtgatgatgatgtagGGGGGACAGAGAGAAGGCCCTCTCGGCCTCTAGGCCAATCTACAAGCACCCAGAAATCCAAACTGCACGAGGTCGATATTCGATCGCGCATGACTCCTAAAACCAAGAACAATATACCCTCGAAAATCGAGTCGCAGGCGTCACTAAAGCAGCCTCAAGGCCCTTCGGAAACAAGCAATGGTGTCCCCAAAAACACAATCTCGAATGCCAGTGGCTCAGCATCGAGATTGCCTCAGTCACAGGCTAGCACATCCGAACGATCTCGTTACAATGGCCAAGAGGGACCATTAACACAATATCCCGGTAGCGTATCACCAAGCCGGAGTCGAATCACAAAATCGAGTCGTCAGTCGCAGCTTCCTAAGCACCAAGAGGGCAAAGATATAGTCTGGCCATTGTCAGAGCTTCTACTTGATATCCAGGATGGGCTGGGTGCTAATACTCTGCGTTTCCCCATCATGCCCCCCAAAGagagcaagcaaaagaagctggTCTCTTCCCGTAGAGAAATTCATGCTAAAGAAGCATCTCAGGAGCCAGCTATTGATACTGGTCGACTCCAGGACTCTGATAATGAATGGGATGAACCAGAAATGGATCACAAAACCAAGTCTTCTACTCGATCAACAGTTCCAAAATCGCCATCAAAAAGACAGACGAAGAAGTCGTTTGACGCCAAAAAATCTCAGCTGGCAATAGActtcctccagcagctcgatACTCAAATCACACACGGCAAGGTTGGAGAATTGACTCAGTCCACCGGGGGAGTCAAGATTGTGTGGAGCAATACTCTCAAGACAACCGCCGGTCGAGCAAACTGGAAGCGAGAAACTATCATCTCCAAACATACAGGTGACAGTGCCAAGGCGGACGTGAAGCAATATCGACATCATTCTTCCATTGAGCTTTCCGAAAAGGTCATTGACGATGAGCTGCGCTTATTGAATGTCATAGCACATGAATTCTGCCACTTGGCAAACTTCATGATCAATGGTATTACGGACAATCCTCATGGGAAAGAATTCAAAGTATGGGCAGCGAAGTGCACCCAATTGTTTGGTTCACAAGGCATCAAAGTCACCACGAAACATTCGTACGAGATCGACTTCAAATACGTGTGGACCTGCACAGCATGTGGCTGCGAGTATAAACGTCACTCTAAAAGCATTGATCCCAAGAGGCATCGATGCGGCGCTTGTAAGGCTTCACTTGAGCAGACGAAACCAACACCACGCCAGACGCCAACGGGTCAATTAAGCGAGTACCAATTGTTTGTCAAAGAACAAATGAAGGTTGTTAAACACGAGAATCCGAATAGCCCGCAGAAAGAAATTATGGGGATAATCGCAGAGAGATGGACCAAGGTGAAGAGCAAAGATGTATAG
- a CDS encoding ATPase family associated with various cellular activities (AAA) domain-containing protein — translation MLSNRDSTALQKTYDSSYLSCSTAVYYEGQGDESEATRHWKAALRRINEYYASTSAPRVAGTYTDTDAALIDAVKELELQCKERIDLLEALKLSRQEGVASTYRDNTAQATGSSSQVSGTIGQGSIPAVTYSELSRPSFSTRNSLEAMTSSEEAIRRIHSTPADSTQRVAYSLPTSRTPDLPDMRSDKAARAPSPEKRTMRTTLRSKKTSDRSSTPRKLNRPAADGPSKAATIAWSTSGSRDNFLNPFSTEGRPSKSSPTPRQSLDRNTPGSQKSTISYDSRSQRTSPQKWNMVPLSDESRLPQPSVLSISAASSALTSSSSQEASASFQTPSKPEQYATPRKPPVFEDVSVQSKRPSAKAGTPEMSGGQRESSTSRSKRIVMDSPLLYKYDTERGDRRSSEEAAEGTAWGAKNDKTPKKMTKAAILKNLPPGIDESAAKQIFNDIVVQGDEVHWSDIAGLEVAKNSLRETVVYPFLRPDLFMGLREPARGMLLFGPPGTGKTMLARAVATESKSTFFSISASSLTSKYLGESEKLVRALFGLAKALAPSIIFVDEIDSLLSHRSDAGEHEATRRIKTEFLIQWSELQRAAAGREADSKMSTRNDAQRVLVLAATNLPWAIDEAARRRFVRRQYIPLPEPKTRETQLRTLLRQQNHSLSDEDVEQLVQLTTGFSGSDITALAKDAAMGPLRSLGEALLYMTKEQIRPMDLSDFEQSLKSIRPSVDQQGLREYEEWAEKFGERGG, via the exons ATGCTCAGCAACAGAGATAGCACCGCCCTTCAGAAAACCTATGATTCAAGTTACCTCAGTTGTTCAACGGCTGTGTATTATGAAGGCCAG GGCGATGAGAGCGAGGCTACTCGACATTGGAAGGCCGCACTTCGACGCATAAATGAATACTACGCGTCGACAAGCGCACCAAGAGTCGCCGGGACATACACCGATACGGATGCTGCCTTGATAGACGCGGTGAAAGAGCTGGAGCTACAATGCAAAGAAAGAATTGACCTCTTGGAAGCGCTGAAGCTGTCCCGGCAAGAGGGCGTTGCTTCGACGTATCGTGACAATACCGCACAAGCCActggcagctccagccagGTATCGGGGACCATAGGGCAAGGCTCTATCCCTGCGGTAACATATTCCGAACTTTCACGTCCTTCGTTCTCGACGAGGAATTCACTTGAGGCAATGACGTCATCTGAAGAAGCGATTAGGAGGATCCATAGCACCCCTGCCGATTCAACTCAACGAGTTGCCTACTCGCTTCCCACTTCGAGAACCCCAGATTTGCCTGACATGCGAAGCGACAAGGCGGCCCGGGCTCCAAGCCCCGAGAAGCGCACTATGAGGACTACACTGCGATCCAAGAAGACCAGTGATCGATCATCTACTCCTCGTAAATTGAACAGGCCTGCAGCGGACGGGCCAAGCAAGGCCGCGACCATTGCGTGGAGCACTTCCGGATCTCGAGACAACTTCTTAAATCCCTTCTCTACTGAAGGACGGCCATCAAAATCAAGCCCTACTCCGCGTCAGTCCCTGGATCGCAACACCCCCGGTTCGCAGAAATCAACGATATCATATGACTCAAGGTCTCAGCGTACATCGCCTCAAAAATGGAACATGGTTCCTTTGTCTGATGAATCTCGTCTTCCACAACCTTCAGTTCTGTCTATTAGCGCAGCGTCAAGTGCTCTGACATCTTCGTCCAGCCAAGAAGCCTCCGCGTCATTTCAAACTCCAAGTAAACCAGAGCAATATGCAACCCCCCGAAAGCCCCCTGTCTTTGAAGACGTGTCAGTTCAAAGTAAGAGACCAAGTGCTAAGGCTGGCACTCCGGAAATGTCTGGAGGACAAAGGGAATCCAGTACCTCCAGGAGTAAGAGGATAGTTATGGACAGTCCGCTTTTATACAAATACGACACAGAACGAGGGGATCG TCGCTCAAGTGAAGAGGCTGCCGAGGGTACAGCATGGGGAGCTAAAAACGATAAAACACCAAAGAAAATGACAAAGGCAGCCATTCTCAAGAATCTGCCGCCTGGGATAGACGAGAGCGCTGCGAAGCAAATCTTTAACGATATTGTTGTACAAGGAGACGAAGTTCACTGGAGCGATATTGCGGGCCTGGAGGTTGCGAAGAATTCTTTGCGGGAGACTGTAGTATATCCATTCCTACGCCCCGACCTGTTTATGGGCCTACGCGAGCCGGCTCGCGGAATGCTCCTATTTGGACCGCCGGGAACTGGAAAGACGATGCTGGCTCGCGCAGTAGCGACAGAATCCAAAtccaccttcttctccatatCTGCCAGCAGTCTAACAAGCAAATATCTGGGAGAATCAGAGAAACTAGTGAGAGCGCTCTTCGGTCTCGCTAAAGCGCTTGCTCCTAGTATCATATTCGTCGATGAAATCGATTCACTGCTATCTCATCGATCGGATGCTGGCGAGCATGAGGCGACTAGGAGGATCAAGACCGAATTCCTCATTCAGTGGAGTGAGCTCCAACGAGCGGCAGCCGGCCGAGAGGCGGATAGCAAAATGAGCACGCGGAATGATGCCCAAAGAGTCTTGGTATTGGCCGCAACGAATTTACCATGGGCAATTGATGAGGCCGCTCGGCGACGATTTGTGCGCCGACAGTATATTCCATTACCGGAGCCCAAGACGCGGGAGACACAACTGAGAACATTACTACGACAACAAAACCACAGCCTGTCAGACGAAGATGTAGAGCAACTTGTACAATTAACGACTG GATTTTCGGGATCCGACATTACGGCTCTTGCCAAAGATGCAGCCATGGGGCCACTTAGGTCTCTAGGCGAGGCCCTTTTGTATATGACAAAGGAGCAAATCCGGCCCATGGATCTCTCAGATTTTGAGCAAAGCTTAAAATCTATTCGGCCGAGCGTAGACCAACAAGGTCTACGAGAGTACGAAGAATGGGCTGAGAAGTTCGGCGAGCGTGGCGGTTAA